A window from uncultured Desulfobacter sp. encodes these proteins:
- a CDS encoding heavy metal translocating P-type ATPase, giving the protein MKYKLRQAAPFRTRIQFPGLRLRPACCAYVQERLGSLARFDLVTVRPASGSIILVHPQGPPDFQGLLDFILSFKSVLDEKILAEMSLGKTATAAVLQRSSDTCNFSHVSGPTLLLSGLYIGWLMLKRVFAPVPALGTLVSRLVSLPALLTVWLAIPIQRQAIENYKKTGRVDMGFISTGLLYVSLFTGNIVAALAVAWLYNLSGWMESRIQEHTRNAVKDMLMGRQTHAWKLVDGVEVRVGADTLIPGDTIVLGHGNTVPVDGRVIKGTVLINESAMTGEGMPVVKNKDQAVLAGTLVEDGSAWVVVEKTGDQTRMAGIIRLIESARTDLGDAGRASLKISQYMVPISLTLAGIAFFMTGSLFLAIATMMVTCPCALRLSSSTAVSVAMGQAAARGILIKGGTHVETAGRVNTLVLDKTGTLTRNAAQVTWVENMDRRYKDETILTLAAAALGPLNHPLSRAIVSKARAIGLELPACKNRKMVVGQGVKARVKTGTGVKTLLAGSRKFMAAQGLQPPDTQLQRGRGGKGNRSDSIVFVALENHILGCIHLTHTMRSDAGPETMARLKHLGVSRIVLLTGDTREGTLDLIEQFSFDEVHWGMSPEDKAAWIDRQRKETPEAVIGMVGDGINDTPAFSRAHLSFAVGDAGDDLTLECADIVLQQGGLGKVAQSLELGQHALSVIRESYTLAIGLNSVTLMLMLSGLLSPFAGAFIHNFITLGAVANAARLPGNTGRSKDLPELSNS; this is encoded by the coding sequence ATGAAATATAAACTCAGGCAGGCGGCACCGTTCAGGACCCGTATTCAGTTTCCGGGTCTCAGACTCAGGCCTGCCTGTTGTGCTTATGTCCAGGAACGGCTTGGGTCATTGGCAAGGTTTGACCTTGTGACCGTCCGACCTGCATCGGGTTCCATTATCCTGGTTCATCCCCAGGGCCCTCCGGATTTTCAGGGACTTTTGGACTTTATTTTGTCTTTCAAGTCTGTCCTTGATGAAAAAATATTGGCTGAAATGTCACTTGGAAAAACAGCCACGGCTGCCGTTCTGCAGCGCTCAAGTGACACCTGCAATTTCTCCCACGTATCCGGTCCCACACTGTTACTTTCCGGCCTGTATATCGGCTGGCTCATGCTCAAACGGGTTTTTGCGCCTGTTCCGGCGCTGGGCACCCTTGTGTCCCGGCTGGTCAGCCTGCCCGCTCTTTTAACGGTGTGGCTGGCCATACCGATTCAGCGCCAGGCCATTGAGAATTATAAAAAAACCGGCCGGGTGGACATGGGGTTTATCTCCACCGGCCTGCTTTATGTCTCTTTGTTCACCGGCAATATCGTGGCTGCCTTGGCCGTGGCCTGGTTGTACAACCTGTCGGGGTGGATGGAATCCCGGATTCAAGAACATACGCGCAACGCCGTCAAGGATATGCTCATGGGGCGTCAGACCCATGCCTGGAAGCTTGTGGACGGTGTGGAGGTCCGCGTGGGCGCAGATACATTGATCCCCGGGGACACCATTGTACTGGGCCACGGCAATACCGTGCCCGTGGACGGCCGGGTGATCAAGGGTACGGTGTTGATTAACGAGTCCGCCATGACAGGGGAGGGCATGCCCGTTGTCAAAAACAAGGATCAGGCCGTTTTGGCCGGGACCCTGGTGGAAGACGGGTCTGCATGGGTCGTCGTTGAAAAAACTGGGGACCAGACCCGGATGGCCGGCATTATCCGGCTCATTGAGTCTGCGCGCACCGATTTAGGGGATGCGGGCCGGGCCAGTCTGAAAATATCCCAGTACATGGTGCCAATCTCCTTGACCCTTGCCGGCATTGCTTTTTTTATGACCGGCTCCCTGTTTCTGGCCATTGCCACCATGATGGTGACCTGCCCCTGTGCCCTGCGTCTCTCTTCGTCCACGGCCGTATCCGTTGCCATGGGCCAGGCTGCGGCCCGGGGTATTTTAATCAAGGGCGGCACCCACGTAGAAACAGCGGGCCGGGTCAATACCCTGGTGCTGGATAAAACCGGTACCCTGACCCGGAATGCAGCCCAGGTCACCTGGGTGGAAAATATGGATCGTCGATACAAGGACGAGACGATTTTAACACTTGCTGCGGCTGCTCTTGGGCCCTTGAATCACCCCCTGAGCCGGGCTATTGTTTCAAAAGCCCGTGCCATTGGCCTTGAACTGCCGGCATGTAAAAATAGAAAAATGGTTGTGGGGCAGGGGGTAAAGGCCAGGGTGAAAACCGGGACCGGCGTGAAGACCCTTTTGGCCGGATCAAGAAAATTTATGGCGGCCCAGGGCCTGCAGCCTCCGGATACCCAACTACAGCGTGGCCGGGGCGGCAAAGGCAACCGGTCCGATTCCATTGTTTTTGTAGCCCTTGAAAACCATATTCTGGGCTGTATCCACTTGACTCATACCATGAGATCCGATGCCGGTCCGGAAACCATGGCACGGTTGAAGCACCTTGGTGTTTCCCGGATTGTGCTGCTTACCGGCGATACCCGTGAGGGCACCCTTGATCTTATTGAACAATTTTCCTTTGATGAGGTGCATTGGGGTATGTCCCCCGAAGATAAGGCCGCCTGGATTGACCGGCAGAGAAAAGAGACTCCCGAAGCCGTGATTGGCATGGTGGGAGACGGAATCAACGATACCCCTGCATTTTCGCGCGCCCATTTAAGTTTTGCCGTGGGCGATGCCGGAGATGATTTGACCCTTGAATGCGCTGATATTGTGCTCCAGCAGGGCGGGCTTGGCAAGGTGGCCCAGAGTCTTGAATTGGGGCAACATGCCCTGTCCGTAATCCGGGAAAGCTATACCCTGGCCATCGGGCTGAATAGTGTGACATTGATGCTGATGCTTTCTGGCCTCCTTTCTCCCTTTGCCGGCGCATTCATCCATAATTTTATCACTCTGGGTGCGGTGGCCAATGCCGCCCGATTGCCGGGAAATACGGGCCGGTCGAAAGATTTGCCTGAATTATCCAATAGCTGA
- a CDS encoding cation-translocating P-type ATPase: MNGKINGSSQRLTRSGLKKKGIRIRQFIPGRMRIQVESCRQDTQKAGWMQEFMTRQIGVTRADARVQSGSVIILFDPQKTDLSGLIQAVLAQVSDPEIFPDDTPADLDGLACTDCLCETPDDKSFKVKARRVTWLSSVMVFALVRRWIFGLALVQSPLSFLGITAIAGTVPLIKEAVRDTAEKKKVTVKPFLAAGSLATILMGEAFSAVQILWIYNVAELTEDYVAQRSRKAIRNILEVAPAMAYVMRDGMEVETAVADIRPDDVVAAHTGEKIPVDGIILDGDALVDEATINGRSEAVFKDIGDKVYAGTIISQGTLFIRTVKTGQDTYLAGIVRMVEDSLANKAPAEQKADELASRLLKIGLAATAITFAVTLDPLRALTVMLVMSCPCATVLAASSAVTAALANAAKHSILIKGGLYLETVGTTDVFCFDKTGTLTQDLPQIMTIVGRTPSISENAILSMAATAESHNQHPMARAILAEAEKRNLSVQPHAVCEFKAGRGVSCNIGCEEVILVGNRQFMEENEVDLRWFDKKAAAQRALGRTVIFVSKNGSATGMMGIANPIRPEAVGVLNYLKADGVKAIHLVTGDNKEVAQTMMDIFPFDDCRAPLLPEEKAARVEELKKDHRVVMVGDGVNDALALARADIGVAIGAGGAEVALEAADIALADSNLYGLIKVRNLSRQTIKVIDQNHYFAISTDLGGAVLGMLGLLSPVMAGMIHIFHTAGILVNSSRLLSWDPSCRSIDSNGDIYVDNNGNDKKQQSEMNAKASMMNDKEEDAYEFCS; encoded by the coding sequence ATGAATGGAAAAATAAACGGCAGTTCCCAGAGACTCACCCGGAGCGGCTTGAAAAAAAAAGGCATTCGGATACGGCAATTTATCCCCGGCAGGATGCGGATCCAGGTTGAATCCTGCCGCCAAGATACCCAAAAGGCCGGTTGGATGCAGGAATTTATGACCCGCCAGATCGGGGTTACCCGGGCAGATGCCCGGGTCCAAAGCGGATCAGTCATCATTTTGTTCGATCCGCAAAAAACGGATCTTTCCGGACTGATTCAGGCTGTCCTGGCCCAGGTATCTGATCCTGAGATATTTCCTGATGACACGCCGGCCGATCTTGACGGGTTGGCGTGTACGGATTGCCTGTGTGAGACCCCTGATGACAAATCCTTTAAAGTCAAGGCCAGGCGGGTGACCTGGCTTTCGTCCGTCATGGTGTTTGCCTTGGTTCGCAGATGGATATTCGGCCTTGCACTGGTCCAGAGCCCTTTAAGCTTTCTGGGTATAACCGCCATTGCGGGCACTGTTCCTTTGATCAAGGAAGCCGTCCGGGACACTGCAGAAAAGAAAAAAGTTACGGTAAAGCCATTTCTGGCAGCCGGGTCCTTGGCCACGATCCTGATGGGAGAGGCCTTTTCCGCTGTGCAGATCCTGTGGATTTACAATGTGGCTGAACTGACCGAAGATTATGTGGCCCAGCGCTCCAGAAAGGCCATACGCAATATTCTGGAAGTAGCCCCGGCCATGGCATATGTGATGCGGGACGGCATGGAAGTTGAGACGGCTGTGGCGGACATTCGCCCCGATGATGTGGTCGCCGCCCATACCGGGGAGAAGATCCCGGTGGACGGCATCATTCTTGACGGGGACGCCCTGGTGGACGAAGCCACTATTAACGGCCGTTCGGAAGCGGTGTTCAAGGATATCGGAGACAAGGTCTATGCCGGGACCATTATTTCCCAGGGCACCTTGTTTATCCGCACCGTGAAAACCGGCCAGGATACTTATCTTGCGGGCATCGTGCGTATGGTGGAAGACTCTTTGGCCAATAAAGCCCCGGCCGAACAGAAGGCAGATGAACTGGCATCGAGGCTGCTGAAAATAGGGCTGGCTGCCACGGCGATCACCTTTGCCGTTACCCTTGATCCCCTGCGTGCCCTGACCGTTATGCTGGTCATGTCATGCCCATGCGCTACGGTGCTTGCCGCCTCCTCGGCTGTCACCGCCGCCCTGGCCAATGCGGCGAAACATTCCATTCTCATCAAAGGCGGTCTTTATCTGGAAACCGTGGGGACAACCGATGTTTTCTGCTTTGACAAAACCGGAACCCTGACCCAGGATCTGCCCCAGATTATGACCATTGTGGGCAGGACCCCGTCCATTTCCGAAAATGCGATTCTTTCCATGGCCGCCACAGCCGAGTCCCATAACCAGCATCCCATGGCCCGGGCCATTCTGGCCGAAGCCGAGAAACGCAATCTGTCCGTTCAGCCCCATGCCGTTTGCGAGTTCAAAGCGGGCCGGGGTGTGTCATGCAATATTGGCTGCGAGGAAGTGATCCTGGTGGGCAACCGGCAGTTCATGGAAGAAAATGAGGTGGATCTTCGCTGGTTTGATAAAAAAGCTGCCGCACAAAGGGCCCTTGGCCGAACGGTTATCTTTGTGTCCAAAAACGGCAGTGCCACAGGCATGATGGGGATCGCCAACCCAATTCGACCTGAAGCCGTCGGCGTATTGAACTATTTGAAAGCAGATGGTGTAAAGGCCATTCATCTGGTAACCGGAGACAATAAAGAAGTTGCCCAGACCATGATGGATATCTTTCCCTTTGATGACTGCAGAGCGCCCCTGCTTCCCGAGGAAAAGGCCGCCCGGGTAGAGGAACTGAAAAAAGACCACAGAGTGGTCATGGTGGGTGACGGGGTGAATGATGCCCTGGCCTTGGCCCGTGCGGATATCGGCGTGGCAATCGGTGCCGGCGGTGCGGAGGTGGCTTTGGAGGCAGCGGATATCGCACTTGCGGATTCTAATCTATACGGTTTGATAAAAGTAAGGAATTTAAGCCGTCAGACCATAAAAGTCATTGACCAGAACCACTATTTTGCTATATCTACAGACCTCGGAGGAGCGGTGCTAGGCATGCTTGGGTTGCTTTCCCCGGTCATGGCCGGTATGATCCATATTTTCCATACTGCTGGAATACTAGTGAATTCCAGCCGCCTTTTATCCTGGGATCCGTCTTGCCGGTCAATAGATAGCAATGGAGATATATACGTGGATAACAACGGCAATGATAAAAAGCAGCAAAGTGAGATGAATGCCAAAGCAAGTATGATGAATGATAAAGAAGAAGACGCGTATGAATTCTGCAGTTGA
- a CDS encoding YceI family protein, giving the protein MNSAVEDYQLTDNYDVGFTAYAPLHTFKGWTRQGVEAQMGINFDAETISYARASAKTSFFDTGFYDRNKAMADYMQIREYPESSIELTEVKRFNRLDDTRYQINALAVLEFMGQRRQLPVDFRIIRDGHGFSIDLDYKWSFKAYGLKAPRLLFLTVRDIVDISGKGKFLPVAQVS; this is encoded by the coding sequence ATGAATTCTGCAGTTGAAGACTATCAATTAACCGACAACTATGATGTCGGTTTTACGGCGTATGCCCCGTTGCATACCTTTAAAGGCTGGACCCGCCAGGGCGTTGAAGCGCAAATGGGCATCAATTTTGACGCCGAAACCATTTCATATGCCAGGGCCAGTGCAAAGACCAGTTTTTTTGACACCGGGTTTTACGACCGGAACAAAGCCATGGCCGATTATATGCAAATCCGGGAATACCCGGAGTCAAGTATTGAATTGACCGAAGTAAAGCGGTTCAACCGGCTGGATGATACCCGCTACCAGATAAATGCCCTGGCTGTTTTGGAATTTATGGGGCAGCGCCGTCAATTGCCCGTTGATTTTCGTATTATCCGGGATGGCCACGGGTTTTCCATTGATCTGGATTATAAATGGTCATTTAAAGCCTATGGCTTAAAGGCGCCTAGGCTCTTGTTCCTGACGGTGAGAGATATTGTGGATATTTCAGGCAAGGGAAAATTTTTGCCGGTTGCTCAGGTCAGTTAA
- a CDS encoding glycogen/starch synthase: MPDRPRILIVTPEVTYLPEEMGSCAGYSAKAGGLADVSAALISALFDLNCDVHVAIPDYRSIYHDHSTEKHDREVEKIRQSLDEERIHFAADRAFLYKEKVYSSSYKANLKVSLAFQREVINNIIPRVKPDIIHCNDWMTGLIPAMARQYGIPCLFSIHNIHTMTSTLAEIEDRGIDAASFWQWLYFKRPPESYEESREDNRVDFLCSGVFSAHYVNTVSPAFLKEIVENRHPFVEPALQTELTHKWEAGCAAGILNAPEPEFNPAVDELIQFNYGPKNHREMKQKNKVSIQRIVGLEQNPDAPLFFWPSRLDPVQKGCQLLAQIMYDTISRYWETGIQIVSVADGEYYKHFKDIAQFHDLKHRIGVVSFDEYRSHQAFAGSDFVFMPSSFEPCGLPQIIGTIYGTLPIVFDTGGLHDTVRPLDLEHSTGNGFVFTVYDAQGLNWAVDQAMDFFALDPDEKEVQIRRIMIESVMEFNHSRCAESYIGLYEKMIKRPFIVRP; the protein is encoded by the coding sequence ATGCCTGATAGACCAAGAATTCTGATTGTTACCCCGGAGGTGACATATCTGCCTGAAGAAATGGGATCATGCGCAGGCTATTCGGCGAAGGCCGGTGGATTGGCCGATGTTTCAGCCGCCTTGATCAGCGCTTTGTTTGATTTAAACTGCGATGTCCATGTCGCCATCCCCGATTATCGTTCCATCTATCATGATCATTCAACCGAAAAGCATGACAGAGAAGTGGAAAAAATCAGGCAAAGCCTGGATGAGGAGCGGATTCATTTTGCCGCGGACCGGGCGTTTCTTTATAAAGAAAAAGTATATTCCTCAAGTTATAAAGCAAATCTGAAGGTGTCCCTGGCATTTCAGCGGGAGGTGATCAATAACATCATTCCCAGGGTAAAACCGGACATTATCCACTGTAACGACTGGATGACAGGCCTGATTCCGGCCATGGCAAGGCAGTATGGAATTCCCTGTCTGTTTTCCATTCACAATATCCATACCATGACCTCCACATTGGCCGAGATAGAGGATCGGGGAATTGATGCCGCCTCCTTCTGGCAGTGGCTTTACTTTAAACGGCCGCCTGAAAGCTATGAGGAAAGCCGGGAAGATAACCGGGTGGATTTCCTTTGCTCGGGCGTGTTCTCAGCACATTATGTCAATACGGTCAGTCCGGCGTTTTTAAAAGAGATCGTTGAAAACCGTCATCCTTTTGTGGAACCTGCACTTCAGACCGAACTTACCCACAAATGGGAAGCCGGCTGTGCTGCGGGGATATTGAATGCGCCGGAACCTGAATTCAACCCGGCCGTAGATGAATTAATTCAGTTTAATTACGGGCCTAAAAATCATCGTGAGATGAAACAAAAAAATAAGGTCTCTATCCAAAGAATCGTTGGTCTTGAACAAAATCCGGATGCGCCGTTGTTTTTCTGGCCTTCTCGCCTGGATCCGGTCCAAAAAGGATGCCAGTTGTTGGCCCAGATTATGTACGATACCATATCACGCTACTGGGAGACCGGGATACAGATCGTCTCTGTGGCCGACGGAGAATATTATAAGCATTTTAAAGATATTGCTCAATTCCATGATTTAAAGCATCGGATAGGCGTTGTTAGTTTTGACGAATACCGCTCCCACCAGGCATTTGCCGGAAGTGATTTTGTTTTCATGCCCTCCTCCTTTGAACCCTGCGGACTTCCGCAGATCATCGGGACCATTTACGGTACCCTGCCCATTGTATTTGACACAGGTGGCCTCCATGACACCGTAAGGCCTCTTGATTTGGAACATTCAACAGGCAATGGTTTTGTGTTTACCGTATACGATGCCCAGGGACTGAACTGGGCTGTGGATCAGGCCATGGATTTTTTTGCCCTTGATCCGGATGAAAAGGAAGTTCAGATTCGGAGAATCATGATTGAGTCTGTCATGGAATTCAACCACAGCCGATGCGCTGAAAGCTATATCGGACTGTATGAGAAAATGATTAAAAGGCCTTTCATTGTTCGGCCTTGA
- a CDS encoding Lrp/AsnC family transcriptional regulator, with protein MTLIDGSLDELETQIILALQEDARKSYKSIAKELGVAEGTVSNRVNRLIQQGILKLEARVNPFAMTNKVAAILGINIKRSHHAKAVEEIMALSNVNAIWVTTGKYDIFVEVLADSIKELNVFIFEEGLSNIEGIEATETHIMLHSDSKFFKIAPSDASV; from the coding sequence ATGACATTGATAGACGGGAGCCTGGATGAACTTGAAACTCAGATTATACTGGCACTGCAAGAAGATGCCCGGAAATCGTATAAAAGTATTGCAAAAGAACTAGGTGTTGCAGAAGGAACGGTAAGCAACCGGGTAAACCGCCTGATCCAGCAAGGCATTCTCAAGCTTGAAGCCCGGGTCAACCCCTTTGCCATGACCAATAAAGTGGCGGCCATTCTCGGCATCAACATCAAGCGCAGTCACCATGCCAAGGCTGTTGAAGAAATCATGGCCCTGTCCAATGTCAACGCCATATGGGTGACCACGGGAAAGTACGATATTTTTGTTGAGGTACTGGCCGACTCAATCAAAGAACTCAATGTGTTTATCTTTGAAGAGGGGCTGAGTAATATTGAGGGCATAGAAGCCACTGAAACCCATATTATGCTTCATTCGGATTCAAAATTTTTTAAAATAGCGCCCTCCGATGCATCGGTCTGA
- a CDS encoding isoamylase early set domain-containing protein, whose protein sequence is MFKKQYLKTKDVCRVRFKVQKKVIGNAEKVNLVGEFNDWDENAGTMKKLKSGDFSTVLDLELDRSYQFRYLVDDSRWVNDDSADIYLPSPFHGEENSVITI, encoded by the coding sequence ATGTTTAAAAAACAATATCTTAAAACTAAAGATGTGTGCCGGGTCAGATTTAAGGTCCAGAAAAAAGTGATCGGTAACGCAGAAAAAGTAAATTTGGTTGGTGAGTTCAACGATTGGGATGAAAATGCCGGGACTATGAAAAAGTTGAAAAGCGGGGATTTTTCCACGGTCCTGGATCTTGAACTGGATCGGTCTTACCAGTTTCGTTACCTGGTGGATGATTCCCGTTGGGTCAATGATGACAGCGCGGATATTTATCTGCCGTCTCCCTTCCATGGGGAGGAGAATTCAGTGATTACGATTTAA
- a CDS encoding FeoA family protein yields MPGPKRRQHCRENCNMLRDIKPGRRAKIRCHHAKGAVRQRLLDLGFVPETEVEVIRKAPLGDPIECCVANYTVALRKSEADLIEVECD; encoded by the coding sequence ATGCCAGGACCTAAAAGAAGACAACACTGCAGGGAAAACTGCAATATGCTCAGGGACATCAAACCCGGACGGCGGGCTAAAATCCGCTGCCATCATGCAAAAGGAGCGGTACGTCAGCGCCTGTTGGACCTGGGATTTGTCCCGGAAACCGAAGTTGAGGTGATCCGCAAGGCACCGTTAGGCGATCCCATTGAATGCTGTGTGGCCAATTATACCGTCGCACTGAGGAAATCTGAAGCGGACCTCATTGAGGTTGAGTGTGACTGA
- the feoB gene encoding ferrous iron transport protein B, whose translation MNEPSDSGPEQLLVGLAGQQNAGKSTTFNMLTGANQHIANYPGVTVDKKTGFFRHRGVRVETVDLPGTYSLTSFSLEERVARDFLITEKPDVIVNVVDASSLKRSLYFTFQVLEMGFPVAVALNMMDVAKRNGTHVDVAALEHRLGVSVIPTIGRKRQGKTELRDAILDTANRKAHHPLRINYEELEPAVQSLNDRLDESTLVENYSTRWLAVKLLEGDSEAERIAGEYLGKECEELKMAETIRREFEEDHYLNVPDYMVGCRDRLATDIISTCVTETRDGRDRVSETIDKIVLNRFAAPIFLIATVFVIYQLSIVKGYELTVYWWPVLAKLRAMVAGVLPAAGILEDPYIRSMGLWMVDSANALLNYIPIFLILFSLIAILEDSGYMARIAFILDKLFHSFGLHGQSTLPYILGGVFAGGCAVPGVMSTKGIPDERSRMATILTVPYMNCLAKIPFYTLLINVFFAPYKSWAMLFLSTVTIFVALLVAKLLTSTVLKSMETAPFVMELPKYHPPTLFGVGQRAIERTWQYIKKVGSIVVAVSVCVFTLLQFPGISDEKQSFFEGEMAKAVDTFQTKIAQTQYAERFKDEAALVSMINVYNDFKTARLNTKGADASERLTDNFQADYPEQFVFLKPGKDKDAKKVNKALRGLVSTRKSLRRQIKEAQIETSFLGMVGRSLEPVTQWAGFNWKINVAILSSFAARESSVATIGVLYQQGADDNKSLEDRMGAEAGEGGFSPLHALAIMVFFALYPPCLATTIMIKVQTGSYKWMVFSMFFPTALGFISACLIFTGGSLLNFSGIQMMGVFYAAVVMTAICAGLFKSWKRKPGPLPDLRQAPKPL comes from the coding sequence ATGAATGAACCATCTGATTCGGGTCCGGAACAACTTTTGGTGGGCCTGGCCGGCCAGCAGAATGCCGGTAAATCAACCACATTTAATATGCTCACCGGGGCCAATCAGCACATTGCCAACTACCCCGGTGTGACCGTCGACAAAAAAACCGGTTTTTTCCGCCACAGGGGCGTCCGGGTGGAAACCGTGGACCTTCCCGGTACCTACAGCCTGACCTCTTTTTCCCTTGAAGAACGTGTGGCAAGGGATTTTCTGATTACAGAAAAGCCTGATGTCATTGTCAACGTGGTGGATGCCTCTTCTTTGAAACGCAGTCTTTATTTTACCTTCCAGGTTCTGGAAATGGGGTTTCCTGTCGCGGTTGCCCTGAACATGATGGATGTGGCCAAACGCAACGGCACACATGTGGATGTCGCCGCCCTGGAACATCGCCTGGGGGTGAGCGTTATCCCGACCATTGGCCGCAAGCGCCAGGGCAAGACCGAATTGCGAGATGCGATTTTGGACACGGCGAACCGTAAAGCCCATCATCCCCTTCGTATCAACTATGAAGAACTTGAACCGGCGGTGCAAAGTCTTAACGATCGGCTGGATGAGAGTACACTGGTTGAAAATTATTCCACCCGATGGCTGGCCGTCAAACTCCTTGAGGGCGATAGCGAAGCCGAGCGTATTGCCGGTGAGTATCTTGGGAAAGAGTGTGAAGAACTAAAAATGGCCGAAACCATCCGCCGGGAGTTTGAAGAAGATCATTACTTGAATGTCCCCGATTACATGGTGGGTTGCCGGGACCGTCTGGCAACGGATATCATCAGCACCTGCGTTACGGAAACCAGGGATGGCCGGGACCGGGTCAGCGAAACCATTGATAAAATCGTCCTGAATCGGTTTGCCGCTCCCATTTTCCTTATTGCCACGGTCTTTGTGATCTACCAGCTTTCCATTGTCAAGGGGTACGAGCTTACGGTCTACTGGTGGCCTGTTCTGGCAAAATTACGGGCCATGGTTGCCGGTGTGCTGCCCGCAGCCGGTATACTGGAAGATCCCTATATCCGTTCAATGGGGCTGTGGATGGTGGATTCGGCCAATGCCCTTCTGAACTATATTCCCATATTTTTGATCTTGTTTTCCCTGATCGCCATCCTTGAAGACAGTGGATACATGGCCAGGATCGCCTTTATTCTCGACAAGCTGTTTCATTCATTCGGCCTTCACGGCCAGTCCACATTGCCCTATATCCTGGGCGGTGTGTTTGCAGGGGGGTGTGCCGTGCCCGGGGTTATGTCCACCAAGGGCATACCGGATGAACGGTCCCGTATGGCCACAATCCTTACAGTGCCATACATGAACTGCCTGGCTAAGATCCCCTTTTATACCCTGCTCATCAATGTATTTTTTGCGCCGTACAAATCCTGGGCCATGCTTTTTTTATCCACGGTAACAATTTTTGTTGCTCTGCTGGTGGCTAAGCTTTTGACCTCCACAGTGCTTAAATCCATGGAGACCGCACCCTTTGTCATGGAATTGCCCAAATATCATCCCCCGACGCTGTTTGGCGTGGGTCAACGGGCCATTGAACGAACCTGGCAGTACATCAAAAAAGTTGGCTCCATTGTTGTAGCCGTTTCCGTGTGCGTATTTACCCTGTTGCAGTTTCCGGGTATTTCCGATGAAAAGCAGAGCTTTTTTGAAGGCGAAATGGCCAAAGCCGTGGATACTTTTCAGACCAAAATCGCCCAGACCCAGTATGCGGAGCGGTTTAAGGATGAAGCCGCGTTGGTGTCAATGATCAATGTGTACAATGATTTTAAAACCGCGCGGCTGAACACAAAAGGGGCGGACGCTTCTGAGCGGTTAACCGATAACTTCCAAGCCGATTATCCCGAACAGTTTGTGTTCCTTAAACCCGGAAAAGATAAAGACGCCAAAAAAGTAAACAAGGCCCTGCGCGGCCTGGTCTCCACACGTAAATCCCTGCGGCGTCAGATCAAGGAAGCACAGATTGAAACCAGCTTCCTGGGTATGGTGGGCCGATCCCTGGAACCTGTTACCCAGTGGGCCGGATTCAACTGGAAAATTAATGTGGCTATTCTTTCCTCTTTTGCTGCCCGTGAATCTTCGGTGGCCACCATTGGTGTGCTCTATCAGCAGGGGGCTGATGACAACAAGAGTCTTGAAGACCGTATGGGTGCCGAGGCCGGGGAGGGAGGCTTTTCTCCTTTACACGCCCTGGCCATCATGGTCTTTTTTGCCCTGTATCCGCCCTGTCTTGCAACAACCATCATGATCAAGGTGCAGACCGGTTCATACAAATGGATGGTCTTTTCAATGTTTTTCCCCACCGCATTGGGGTTTATTTCGGCCTGCCTGATTTTCACCGGCGGCAGCCTCTTAAATTTTTCCGGTATCCAGATGATGGGTGTGTTTTACGCCGCCGTCGTCATGACGGCCATTTGTGCGGGCCTGTTCAAATCCTGGAAGCGAAAGCCCGGGCCTTTGCCTGACCTTCGCCAGGCCCCAAAACCGTTGTAG